The following proteins are co-located in the Paenibacillus sp. JNUCC32 genome:
- the rlmH gene encoding 23S rRNA (pseudouridine(1915)-N(3))-methyltransferase RlmH — MNIQIVCVGKLKEKYLVQGIAEYSKRLAPYVRLSVHEVPDEKAPENMSEAEMRQVQEKEGAGILGHIKPDTHVIALAIGGQLWSSEDLAAHMDKLGTYGTSNVAFVIGGSNGLSEDVLKRAQTKLSFGRMTLPHQLMRLVLVEQIYRAVKINRGEPYHK; from the coding sequence ATGAATATACAGATTGTATGCGTAGGCAAGTTGAAGGAGAAGTACCTGGTGCAGGGCATTGCGGAGTACAGCAAGCGTCTTGCGCCTTATGTGCGCCTGTCCGTGCACGAGGTGCCGGATGAGAAGGCGCCCGAGAACATGAGCGAAGCCGAGATGCGTCAAGTGCAGGAGAAGGAGGGCGCCGGCATTCTCGGCCACATCAAGCCGGACACCCATGTCATTGCCTTGGCGATCGGCGGCCAGCTGTGGTCCAGCGAGGACCTGGCGGCCCATATGGACAAGCTGGGCACGTACGGGACCAGCAACGTGGCTTTTGTCATCGGCGGCTCTAACGGCCTCTCCGAGGACGTCCTGAAGCGCGCCCAGACGAAGCTCAGCTTCGGTCGGATGACTCTTCCGCACCAGCTGATGCGTCTGGTGCTGGTGGAGCAGATTTACCGGGCGGTGAAGATTAATCGGGGGGAACCGTATCACAAGTAG
- a CDS encoding TetR/AcrR family transcriptional regulator produces the protein MSKEKIIQAAIEVFSENGYHRASMDEIAARAQVAKGTLYYNFPGKSQLFKTVVKQGFEDIMQRTEADLNSSLPMKEKIERTIRHHLDLFLESRHFSHIVFNEISNGIEQDVLDELKELKRNYLSFLASMIEEGQCEENLCRAVDPNLAAASIVGTLESTCNYYLNHQDRYSREDLERFAFTMITQGLFISLE, from the coding sequence GTGAGCAAAGAAAAAATTATCCAAGCAGCCATTGAAGTATTCTCCGAGAATGGATACCACCGCGCAAGCATGGACGAGATTGCCGCTCGCGCCCAGGTTGCCAAGGGGACGCTGTACTACAACTTCCCGGGCAAATCCCAGCTCTTCAAGACGGTGGTGAAGCAGGGCTTTGAGGATATCATGCAGCGGACGGAAGCGGATCTGAATTCCTCGCTGCCGATGAAGGAGAAGATTGAGCGGACGATTCGCCATCATTTGGATTTGTTTCTTGAATCCCGACATTTCTCGCATATCGTATTCAATGAGATTTCGAACGGTATCGAGCAGGATGTCCTGGATGAGTTAAAGGAGCTTAAGAGGAATTATTTAAGCTTTCTGGCAAGCATGATTGAGGAAGGACAGTGTGAGGAGAACCTGTGCCGTGCCGTGGATCCCAACCTGGCCGCTGCCAGCATCGTCGGTACGCTGGAGAGCACTTGCAATTACTACTTGAATCATCAAGATCGGTATTCGCGCGAGGATCTGGAGCGGTTTGCATTCACGATGATTACCCAAGGCCTGTTTATATCGCTTGAATAA
- a CDS encoding VOC family protein has product MNFASVRIITDDVDRLVEFYEKVMGVSAERPAPVFAELALPSCTLAIGHSQTTQLFGADSVVGANNRTVIIEFRVDDVEAEYVRLKPFIDHWVKEPTMMPWGNRSMLFRDPDGNLLNLFEPVTEDAIKRFRGRH; this is encoded by the coding sequence GTGAATTTCGCTTCTGTACGCATCATTACGGACGACGTGGATCGTCTTGTTGAGTTCTATGAGAAAGTCATGGGGGTTTCGGCGGAGCGACCCGCGCCCGTATTTGCCGAACTCGCCTTGCCATCATGCACCCTTGCCATCGGCCACTCCCAGACGACGCAGCTATTCGGTGCCGATTCCGTAGTGGGCGCCAATAATCGCACGGTCATTATCGAGTTCCGGGTCGACGATGTCGAAGCCGAATATGTGCGCTTGAAGCCATTTATCGATCATTGGGTAAAGGAACCGACCATGATGCCGTGGGGGAACCGTTCTATGCTGTTCCGCGATCCCGATGGCAACCTTCTTAACCTCTTCGAGCCGGTGACCGAGGATGCGATTAAACGGTTTAGAGGTAGACATTGA
- a CDS encoding NUDIX hydrolase, whose product MDLLDRNGLTEREFLEQYRAGDYERPSVAADMVIFTVTNGVADSYRKLPEKELRILLIRRGGHPFLGKWALPGGFVQPSETTEQAAARELREETGVDDVYLEQLYTFSDIGRDPRTWVMSCSYMALINSDKLELRAGDDAADASWFKVSYRQLREQKELMEDGYVKTLEYELKLSGEEELSAVVARTLTVKTTSTSTEYKIVSNNGLAFDHAKIIACAIERLRGKVNDTDIALHLMPKLFTLTELQQVYEVIMDKELLKAAFRRKVADLVAETDHYTENAGHRPSRLYRRKLED is encoded by the coding sequence TTGGATTTGTTGGATCGGAACGGACTTACGGAACGCGAATTTTTGGAGCAGTACCGGGCAGGAGATTACGAGCGGCCTTCGGTGGCAGCCGATATGGTGATCTTCACGGTTACGAATGGGGTGGCTGACAGTTATCGCAAATTACCGGAAAAAGAGCTCCGCATCCTGCTCATCCGCCGGGGAGGTCACCCCTTCCTGGGGAAATGGGCGCTGCCTGGCGGCTTTGTCCAGCCGAGCGAGACGACTGAGCAGGCCGCTGCAAGGGAATTGCGTGAGGAAACCGGCGTGGACGACGTTTATTTGGAGCAGCTATATACGTTCAGCGATATCGGGCGGGATCCCCGAACCTGGGTGATGAGCTGCAGCTACATGGCGCTGATCAACAGTGATAAGTTGGAGCTTAGAGCGGGAGACGATGCGGCCGACGCCTCTTGGTTCAAGGTCTCCTATCGGCAGCTGCGGGAGCAGAAAGAGTTGATGGAGGACGGATACGTCAAGACGCTGGAGTATGAACTCAAGCTAAGCGGTGAAGAGGAGCTTTCGGCAGTCGTGGCCAGAACGTTGACGGTGAAGACGACATCGACTAGCACGGAGTATAAGATTGTATCGAATAACGGGTTGGCCTTCGACCATGCAAAGATTATAGCATGCGCGATCGAGCGGCTGCGGGGAAAAGTGAATGATACCGATATTGCGCTGCACTTAATGCCAAAGCTTTTTACCTTGACGGAACTGCAGCAGGTTTATGAGGTCATTATGGATAAAGAGCTATTGAAGGCGGCCTTCCGGCGCAAGGTAGCCGATCTCGTGGCGGAGACCGATCATTACACCGAAAATGCGGGACATCGACCATCCCGGTTGTATCGGAGAAAACTGGAGGACTAA
- a CDS encoding ROK family transcriptional regulator — protein MSDSVKQTSHMLLKSINQQKVLFLIYSEGPISRVELAEKTGLSRQTVTNIVNRLLKEKIIVTGELMDLEAGSGRKRVGLHINSGHFYAIGLELAGKYIRGKVFNLRQEAVASAERTINKYGSIDVLMQLLHEVIDELLTQVPNASKVKGIGISMQGLVDSQHGIVLRTPGIGVHRLPLKQLLEDKYDIPVYIENDVNLLSVNENMNGCLKDSNNNITIKFDYGTGGAIVHDKQIIAGSSFVAGEFGHYKGFYGEDAYPCHCGRSGCLTTLASSSGLSVSIKCTLEEFAEGIRTGDPKFLGLYEKIVDGIAIAVTNIITFINPDSLLMTGRVIPTISPEMFNEIKARVMHQLPVTVNNVQLIHLQDKPDETKLAAGLVIKRAFEIPLDTLSL, from the coding sequence GTGAGTGATTCGGTTAAACAAACCAGCCATATGTTATTAAAATCAATAAATCAGCAGAAGGTTCTTTTTCTCATTTATTCAGAGGGGCCGATCTCTCGCGTAGAGCTTGCGGAAAAGACTGGACTAAGCAGACAAACGGTAACCAACATCGTGAATCGCCTGTTGAAGGAAAAAATAATCGTGACAGGGGAGCTTATGGACTTGGAGGCAGGCAGCGGAAGGAAAAGAGTCGGCCTTCATATCAACAGCGGCCATTTTTATGCCATCGGGCTTGAGCTCGCCGGCAAATACATTCGCGGAAAAGTGTTCAACCTGCGTCAAGAAGCTGTCGCATCCGCTGAACGCACGATCAACAAATATGGTTCTATAGATGTGCTGATGCAGCTGTTGCATGAAGTTATCGATGAGCTGCTCACCCAGGTGCCCAACGCCTCCAAAGTAAAAGGGATCGGAATCAGTATGCAGGGCCTGGTAGATTCTCAGCATGGCATCGTTCTGCGGACACCCGGCATAGGCGTTCATCGCCTGCCGCTCAAGCAGCTGCTTGAAGACAAATATGACATACCCGTGTATATCGAGAACGATGTCAATCTTCTCTCTGTCAACGAGAATATGAACGGCTGCTTGAAGGATTCCAATAACAATATCACCATCAAGTTTGATTATGGTACAGGCGGCGCGATCGTCCATGATAAACAAATTATTGCAGGATCAAGCTTTGTTGCAGGTGAATTCGGGCATTATAAAGGCTTCTATGGAGAAGATGCCTATCCATGCCATTGCGGCAGATCCGGATGCTTAACGACGCTGGCTTCCAGCAGCGGACTTAGTGTTTCCATCAAATGCACACTAGAGGAGTTCGCAGAAGGCATAAGAACAGGAGATCCTAAGTTCCTTGGTTTATACGAAAAAATTGTCGATGGCATCGCGATCGCCGTTACCAATATCATTACATTTATCAATCCAGACAGCCTGCTTATGACTGGCCGAGTCATTCCTACCATCAGTCCCGAAATGTTCAACGAGATTAAAGCTAGGGTGATGCACCAGTTGCCTGTGACAGTTAATAACGTACAATTAATCCACCTTCAGGACAAACCGGATGAAACCAAGCTTGCTGCCGGGTTAGTTATTAAACGCGCATTTGAAATACCGCTGGATACTTTATCTCTTTGA
- a CDS encoding DUF7668 domain-containing protein, with the protein MLKRVLGKEEDVIRAFAKEIVDSIADGRYEEIARNVDDMQNWDVKLLKEVIESFKEDNELEQIDRFDVACTFRPVYKDGSVYQQESFYHFNDGSGIAYEYALTTDGEPNDLTLSVEFHVEGDYLKVIFESGITVL; encoded by the coding sequence ATGCTTAAACGGGTGTTAGGCAAAGAGGAAGATGTTATTCGGGCGTTCGCAAAAGAGATTGTTGACTCCATCGCAGATGGACGATATGAGGAAATTGCCCGAAACGTTGATGATATGCAGAATTGGGACGTTAAGCTATTAAAAGAGGTCATCGAGAGTTTTAAGGAAGATAATGAGTTGGAACAGATCGATAGGTTTGATGTAGCATGCACCTTTAGGCCTGTTTATAAAGATGGCAGTGTTTATCAACAAGAATCTTTCTATCACTTTAACGATGGAAGCGGAATTGCTTACGAATATGCATTGACGACCGATGGCGAACCTAATGATTTGACTTTGAGCGTTGAGTTTCACGTTGAAGGTGACTATTTGAAAGTCATTTTTGAGAGTGGGATTACTGTACTTTAA
- a CDS encoding YdcF family protein: MVWIGWIIAIAAMTVLTYICWLHAVMLQPGKADALIVLGYVSKDGRIHPLLKERLDEAYKLFRQYGHKYIIVSGGAVGSRRSEAELMKKYLIEKGVPAKRVLEEDKSNNTVQNLIFSKQLMEQYQLKSFVIITNLFHVRRTKYIMHRLGIKGGFCANRSLRSIVGFQLKLTFLEIRAFRLTLPIIKRVINDQND; encoded by the coding sequence ATGGTATGGATTGGATGGATCATTGCAATAGCAGCGATGACGGTGCTGACTTACATATGCTGGCTGCATGCAGTTATGTTACAACCTGGTAAAGCAGATGCACTTATTGTACTTGGCTATGTATCTAAAGACGGCCGAATACACCCGTTGCTTAAAGAAAGACTGGATGAAGCGTACAAACTATTTCGGCAGTATGGGCACAAATATATCATTGTATCGGGGGGAGCGGTTGGTTCACGTCGCTCGGAAGCGGAGCTGATGAAGAAGTACCTGATTGAGAAGGGCGTCCCAGCAAAAAGAGTGTTAGAAGAAGACAAGTCAAACAACACCGTTCAAAATTTAATCTTTAGCAAGCAATTGATGGAGCAGTACCAGCTAAAATCTTTTGTTATCATAACCAATTTATTTCATGTCCGCCGCACGAAGTATATTATGCATCGTCTTGGCATAAAGGGCGGATTCTGCGCCAATCGAAGCCTTAGAAGCATCGTGGGATTCCAGCTTAAATTAACATTTTTGGAGATTCGAGCATTTCGATTAACTCTCCCTATTATTAAGAGGGTCATCAATGATCAAAACGATTGA
- a CDS encoding PRK06851 family protein translates to MVLKSSHYFAHGNTARGAHFLYTSAFDGLNKIFVLTGPQGTGKSTVMQSLADSLLDKGSHVQCFHSPLRPDELDGIICTELKVGIVDGRVCKGISDSGAGDIVFIDFEEAFDDSLILPGDFITIEDLRVKLESAYSNAYETFAAALRIHDEWEKFYIDNMDFTKADQIALELIQELYAGHESDTSTTSRHVFFGAATPRGAYDFIQSLTAQLERRIFIKGRAGSGKSTLLKKLASAAEQKGIDVQVFHCGFDPNSLDMLIFPKLQTAIFDSTAPHEYFPDRDGDEILDMYIRTIAPGTDEAHAAEIAGIKARYSAKMKEATSHLAEAEAIDSQIKAYYVAATDFSIVEKLHLQLQSELNELIGSIQPS, encoded by the coding sequence TTGGTACTAAAATCATCTCACTATTTTGCCCACGGCAACACTGCGCGCGGGGCTCATTTCTTGTATACATCCGCATTTGATGGGTTGAACAAGATCTTTGTCCTTACGGGGCCCCAAGGCACGGGGAAATCGACGGTCATGCAAAGCTTGGCGGATAGCCTGCTGGATAAAGGCTCCCATGTGCAATGCTTCCACTCCCCTCTCCGTCCCGACGAACTGGATGGCATCATTTGTACGGAATTGAAGGTTGGTATTGTCGACGGGCGAGTCTGCAAGGGGATTTCGGATAGCGGGGCCGGTGACATCGTCTTTATCGATTTCGAGGAAGCGTTTGATGACAGCCTTATTTTACCGGGAGACTTCATCACGATAGAAGATCTTAGAGTCAAGCTTGAGAGTGCCTACTCCAATGCGTATGAAACGTTCGCAGCAGCATTGCGGATTCATGACGAGTGGGAAAAATTTTATATCGATAACATGGATTTCACGAAGGCTGACCAGATTGCGCTGGAATTGATTCAAGAATTATACGCCGGTCATGAAAGCGATACGTCAACCACTTCGCGTCACGTATTTTTCGGAGCTGCGACTCCGAGGGGGGCTTATGATTTTATTCAAAGCTTGACCGCTCAGCTGGAAAGACGGATTTTCATCAAAGGAAGGGCGGGATCCGGCAAATCGACGCTGCTGAAAAAGCTTGCCTCCGCTGCCGAACAGAAAGGAATCGATGTGCAAGTGTTTCATTGCGGCTTTGATCCGAATAGTTTGGATATGTTGATATTCCCGAAGCTTCAAACAGCCATCTTCGACAGTACCGCTCCGCATGAATACTTTCCAGATCGGGACGGGGATGAGATCCTTGATATGTATATACGGACTATAGCTCCTGGAACAGATGAAGCCCACGCTGCCGAAATAGCCGGTATCAAAGCACGCTATTCGGCAAAAATGAAAGAGGCCACCTCCCATCTGGCCGAAGCCGAAGCCATCGATTCTCAAATTAAGGCCTACTATGTTGCGGCCACCGATTTTTCGATTGTAGAGAAACTCCACCTGCAATTACAGTCCGAATTGAATGAACTGATCGGCTCCATTCAGCCTTCATAA
- a CDS encoding cytochrome P450, producing MEWNKNGLLPLEWFRQMRTESPVAAIDGGGAWNVFKYEDVKAVFTNYEVFSSQGSSSSDDPIESSVLRQDPPKHRQLRKLVSHAFTPRMIESLAPKIQEITTSLLDEAEKKGKMDIVADLASPLPITVIAEMLGVSMEYRERFKVWSDALVGDNADAYFQCQREMSEYFSEIAEDRRRHPQDDLITKLVEARIDNEHLTELEIIGFCILLLVAGNETTTNLISSAVLAFDSLPEVRAAVLGDSQLLPGAIEEVFRYFSPVQLMFRSVKQDTVLRGQELKQGQFVYIWMASANHDEDVFDQPDVFNIHRNPNPHLGLGSGIHYCMGSQLARMESRIALQTLLDRYPEYRRDRSVGLARMDSTMMFALKELPVILK from the coding sequence ATGGAATGGAATAAGAACGGTTTACTCCCGCTGGAATGGTTCCGCCAGATGCGGACGGAATCTCCGGTGGCGGCGATTGATGGTGGCGGAGCCTGGAACGTATTTAAATACGAGGATGTCAAAGCGGTCTTCACGAATTACGAAGTGTTCTCTTCCCAGGGCTCCTCATCCTCCGATGACCCTATTGAATCCAGTGTGCTGCGGCAGGATCCGCCGAAGCACCGCCAGCTGCGCAAGCTGGTATCCCATGCTTTTACGCCTCGCATGATCGAATCGCTCGCCCCCAAGATCCAGGAGATCACGACATCCCTATTGGACGAAGCCGAGAAGAAGGGGAAGATGGATATCGTGGCCGATCTCGCAAGTCCGTTACCGATCACGGTGATCGCGGAAATGCTCGGCGTATCGATGGAGTATCGGGAACGGTTCAAGGTCTGGTCGGATGCTCTGGTGGGCGACAATGCCGATGCCTATTTCCAATGCCAGCGCGAGATGAGCGAATACTTCTCCGAGATCGCAGAAGACCGTCGCCGGCATCCGCAGGACGATTTGATCACGAAGCTGGTCGAGGCCCGTATCGACAATGAACACCTGACCGAACTGGAGATTATCGGGTTCTGCATTCTCCTTCTCGTAGCCGGCAATGAAACGACGACCAACCTGATCTCATCGGCCGTGCTCGCCTTCGACAGCCTGCCGGAGGTCCGTGCAGCGGTGCTTGGAGATTCACAGCTGCTTCCTGGGGCCATTGAGGAAGTCTTCCGCTACTTCTCGCCCGTTCAGCTGATGTTCCGTAGCGTGAAGCAGGACACGGTGCTGCGGGGGCAGGAGCTGAAGCAGGGACAGTTCGTTTATATCTGGATGGCCTCGGCCAACCATGACGAGGATGTGTTTGATCAGCCGGACGTATTCAACATTCACCGGAATCCGAACCCTCACTTGGGTCTGGGCAGCGGCATCCACTACTGCATGGGCTCTCAGTTAGCCCGCATGGAGTCCCGAATCGCCCTCCAGACTTTGCTGGACCGTTACCCCGAATACCGCCGGGACCGCTCCGTAGGGCTGGCACGGATGGACAGCACGATGATGTTTGCGCTGAAAGAGCTGCCGGTCATTTTAAAATAG
- the pnuC gene encoding nicotinamide riboside transporter PnuC — MKKVASGWSLFEIAWLALFTSIAALFTVISKDSLFGFTVFITGVLCVVLAAKGNLMSYVFGMYNTVGYAYLAYINGLFGEVMLNLLFFVPMNVIGFYMWKNNRQDGKLIMRQMELRGLLLVGAVCVLGCLLLGYGLSFIPGQNSPYIDATTTVLSVVATFLMVRRFKEQWLVYIVLNLFTVLLWAIRLLEGSSEGMLMIVMWSAYLVNAVYGYYNWNKGAKEVAA, encoded by the coding sequence TTGAAGAAGGTTGCGAGTGGCTGGAGCCTGTTCGAAATAGCGTGGTTGGCGCTGTTTACCTCGATTGCCGCCTTGTTTACGGTGATTTCAAAGGACTCTTTATTCGGATTTACCGTTTTTATTACCGGGGTGCTATGCGTGGTGCTTGCGGCGAAGGGCAACCTGATGAGCTATGTTTTCGGCATGTACAATACCGTCGGTTACGCTTATCTTGCCTACATTAACGGTTTGTTTGGAGAGGTCATGCTGAATTTGCTATTCTTCGTTCCAATGAACGTCATTGGCTTCTACATGTGGAAAAATAACCGCCAAGACGGCAAGCTGATCATGCGCCAAATGGAGCTTAGAGGCCTGCTTCTCGTTGGGGCCGTCTGTGTATTGGGCTGTTTGCTGCTGGGATATGGGCTTTCGTTCATCCCCGGACAGAACTCGCCTTACATCGATGCGACTACGACGGTGCTGTCCGTTGTAGCTACCTTCTTAATGGTCCGCAGATTCAAGGAACAATGGCTGGTCTATATTGTGTTGAATTTGTTTACGGTGCTGCTGTGGGCGATTCGATTGCTGGAGGGCAGCAGCGAAGGCATGCTGATGATCGTCATGTGGAGCGCGTACTTGGTCAATGCGGTATACGGGTATTACAATTGGAACAAAGGGGCCAAGGAGGTGGCGGCATGA
- a CDS encoding NADAR family protein, with product MIYNLNELRKAYNEGKTFKYVFFWGHTPPKDGGVDKSCFSQWWMCSFTVEGTEYSCAEQFMMAEKARLFGDNEMLESILTAKHPKEMKAYGRAVRNFDKDTWDKEGYGIVKRASLAKFSQNPELGDYLKSTKNRILVEASPRDRIWGIGMGQSNPDAENPVKWRGRNLLGFALTEARDELLQVSKTS from the coding sequence ATGATCTACAATCTCAATGAGCTAAGAAAAGCTTATAACGAAGGAAAAACGTTCAAGTATGTATTCTTTTGGGGCCATACGCCGCCTAAGGACGGGGGCGTCGACAAAAGCTGCTTCAGCCAGTGGTGGATGTGCTCGTTCACGGTAGAGGGGACGGAGTATTCCTGTGCCGAGCAGTTTATGATGGCCGAGAAGGCAAGGCTGTTCGGCGACAACGAAATGCTGGAGTCGATCCTTACGGCTAAGCATCCCAAGGAAATGAAGGCTTATGGGCGCGCGGTCCGTAACTTTGACAAGGATACTTGGGACAAGGAAGGCTACGGCATCGTCAAAAGAGCCAGCTTGGCCAAGTTTTCGCAGAATCCGGAGCTCGGCGATTATCTCAAGTCGACGAAGAACCGCATCCTCGTCGAAGCCAGCCCGCGGGACCGCATATGGGGGATCGGCATGGGCCAGTCCAATCCGGATGCGGAGAATCCCGTGAAATGGCGGGGGCGAAACCTGCTGGGGTTTGCGCTGACCGAAGCGCGGGACGAGTTGCTGCAGGTGAGTAAGACATCGTGA
- a CDS encoding AAA family ATPase, translated as MKTLGLTLGKFAPLHKGHQFMIETALQEVDELIVVIYETTVTPIPLHIRANWIRRLYPAVRVIEAWDGPDGYSDDRAHEIREEQYILGLLNGEQVTHFYSSEFYGSHMSLALGSVDRRVDEARERVPISATMIRSDPYKYREFISDIVYRDLITKVVFVGAMSTGKSTITEALARQYNTDYASEYGRDYWTEHQVDRRIGLEAFDEIAVGHIEREEQALLAANRFLFVDTNAITTYMFAMDYHGEAPELLTRIALENAQRYDLFFLCDDDIPYDDTWDRSGDQKRHVFHKQIIADLKERRIPYITLRGSLEERMRKVDEVLAKFEPYRNYFGELNG; from the coding sequence ATGAAAACGCTCGGATTAACGCTAGGAAAGTTTGCCCCGCTGCATAAAGGCCATCAGTTCATGATCGAAACGGCGCTGCAAGAGGTCGATGAATTAATCGTGGTCATTTACGAGACGACGGTCACTCCGATCCCGCTTCATATCCGGGCGAATTGGATACGGCGACTATACCCGGCAGTCCGGGTCATCGAAGCTTGGGACGGACCGGACGGGTATTCGGATGACAGAGCGCATGAGATTCGGGAAGAACAGTATATACTCGGTTTACTGAACGGCGAGCAAGTCACGCATTTTTACTCGAGCGAGTTTTACGGCAGTCATATGAGTCTCGCTTTGGGCTCGGTCGACCGACGGGTCGATGAAGCCCGCGAGCGGGTTCCGATCTCTGCAACGATGATCCGTTCCGACCCATATAAGTACAGGGAGTTCATAAGTGATATCGTGTACCGGGACTTAATCACGAAGGTGGTATTTGTTGGGGCGATGTCGACGGGGAAGTCGACGATCACCGAAGCGCTGGCAAGACAGTATAACACGGACTACGCGAGCGAATACGGACGCGATTATTGGACCGAGCATCAGGTGGACCGCAGAATCGGCCTAGAGGCGTTCGATGAAATCGCAGTAGGTCATATCGAGCGCGAAGAGCAGGCTTTGCTTGCGGCGAACCGATTTCTGTTCGTTGATACCAATGCGATTACGACGTATATGTTCGCTATGGATTACCACGGCGAGGCACCGGAGCTATTGACCCGGATTGCTCTGGAGAATGCGCAGCGCTACGATCTGTTCTTCTTGTGCGACGACGATATTCCTTACGACGATACGTGGGATCGAAGCGGGGATCAGAAGCGGCATGTTTTTCATAAGCAGATCATCGCGGATTTGAAGGAGCGGCGCATTCCCTACATTACGCTGCGGGGAAGCCTGGAGGAACGCATGCGCAAAGTAGACGAGGTGCTGGCGAAGTTCGAGCCCTATCGAAACTATTTCGGGGAGCTGAACGGTTAG
- a CDS encoding ABC transporter substrate-binding protein has product MFNGKMRRFMSTGVAAALSLAMLAGCGGNSGKNEASPSTTPAGSDKPGVSAEVEVYENGLPKNEEVTLKVGFFVGGYGREWFDYAVESFTAKYPNVKVDITASADMKTILSTKISAGNDNDMFDLFNTDPAGGIVGLAEAGKLEPMDDIWEYPLPDVPDKKVKDLMMPGMYESTQLINGKRYEFTTASSFGGLFFNKKLFEEHGWNQNPNTWDEFKALLADIKADGIAPITFPGIHPSYHNWAFGTAKNFELADINGHVDEFIENYRTYGLPQYTNPETVETWQRIYELGKLGYFAEGLPALNHTQSQMQVIQGQAAMVSTGTHVENEMKEATPEDFDWGFMAVPFRDDTNQTLWIRSGTSNFNYIWAAKPELNKKWAKELITWMVTLENQQFAAEKAGALPMRKDLTEDPARTANLSSSAQSVLKYIADNNAQTYKASRSISISDPNLAQAEKLLNENIVKFAMGMQDPKPILEQAEELLKKAVEAEKKK; this is encoded by the coding sequence ATGTTTAATGGAAAAATGAGACGATTCATGAGCACGGGTGTTGCAGCGGCATTATCATTAGCCATGCTGGCTGGTTGCGGTGGAAACAGCGGAAAGAACGAGGCTAGTCCAAGTACAACTCCTGCTGGTTCGGATAAGCCGGGTGTATCTGCAGAAGTAGAAGTTTATGAGAATGGATTGCCGAAGAATGAGGAAGTAACGCTAAAGGTAGGCTTCTTTGTAGGAGGATATGGCCGGGAGTGGTTCGATTATGCAGTTGAATCGTTCACAGCCAAGTATCCAAATGTCAAAGTAGACATCACGGCTTCAGCTGATATGAAGACGATTCTTTCTACAAAAATCTCTGCGGGCAATGATAATGACATGTTTGATCTATTTAATACAGATCCAGCGGGGGGTATTGTGGGGCTCGCTGAAGCCGGCAAGCTTGAACCAATGGATGACATTTGGGAATACCCTCTTCCAGACGTGCCGGACAAAAAGGTCAAGGATCTTATGATGCCGGGCATGTACGAGTCAACGCAGCTGATCAATGGGAAAAGATATGAATTTACGACGGCGAGCAGCTTTGGCGGGTTGTTTTTTAATAAAAAGCTATTCGAAGAGCATGGCTGGAACCAAAACCCGAACACATGGGATGAATTTAAAGCACTTCTAGCAGACATTAAAGCGGACGGCATTGCTCCCATAACGTTCCCGGGTATTCATCCAAGCTACCATAACTGGGCTTTCGGAACAGCCAAAAATTTTGAGCTGGCTGATATCAATGGCCATGTGGATGAATTTATCGAAAATTATAGAACCTATGGTCTGCCGCAATACACAAATCCGGAGACAGTTGAAACCTGGCAGCGCATCTATGAGCTTGGGAAGCTGGGATATTTTGCAGAAGGACTTCCGGCATTGAACCATACGCAATCGCAAATGCAGGTTATTCAGGGACAAGCGGCGATGGTATCGACAGGGACTCATGTCGAGAATGAGATGAAGGAAGCAACACCCGAGGATTTCGATTGGGGCTTCATGGCTGTTCCTTTCAGAGACGACACAAATCAAACGCTTTGGATTCGAAGCGGAACTTCAAACTTCAACTATATCTGGGCAGCTAAGCCGGAGCTTAACAAAAAGTGGGCCAAAGAATTGATCACATGGATGGTTACGCTTGAAAATCAACAATTTGCTGCTGAAAAGGCAGGCGCTTTGCCAATGCGCAAGGATTTGACGGAAGACCCTGCCAGAACGGCTAACCTTTCCAGTTCCGCCCAATCTGTTCTGAAGTACATTGCGGATAATAATGCTCAAACTTATAAAGCAAGCCGGTCTATCAGTATTTCCGATCCGAATCTTGCTCAAGCGGAAAAATTATTGAATGAGAATATTGTTAAATTTGCTATGGGTATGCAGGATCCGAAACCGATTCTGGAGCAAGCCGAAGAGCTGCTGAAGAAAGCTGTAGAGGCTGAAAAGAAAAAATAA